TGGCCGCCCGGAGAGCCGGGGTGCCGCTCATCGTGCACACCCTCCATGGGCCTTCCTTTGGCCCGTTTCAAGGGGGGGCGGCCAATTTGATTTTCCGTCAGGCGGAGCGCGTGGCAGGGCGATGCACCACGCACTTCGTTGCCGTGGCGGACAGTTTGATCCGGCAATATTTGGCTGCGGGCATTGGCCGGCCGGAACAATACACCCGCATATATAGCGGGTTTGATCTGCGGCCCTATTTGGCAGCTCGCAACGATTGGGAATGGCGCCGCCGGTGGGGTATCCAGCCGGATGAGGTGGTGGTGGGTAAAATCGCCCGGCTTTTCAAGCACAAGGGGCATGAGGATTTGATTCGGGCCGCGCCCAGGCTGGTGCGTCAGTGGCCGCGCATGAAATTTGTGCTGGTGGGAGATGGTGCCTGGCGGGGCCGCTGGCAGGCCGAGGTGGCGCGTTTGGGGTTGCAGCAGCATTTCCTCTTTGCCGGGCTGGTGCCGCCGGCGGAGGTGCCGCGGTGGGTGGGGATCATGGACATCGTGGTGCATCTCTCCCGCCGGGAGGGGTTGCCGCGCGCCCTGCCGCAGGCGTTGGCGGCGGGCCGGCCGGTGGTGGCGTACGACTGTGACGGGGCTGCGGAAGTTTGCCGGGAGGGGGAGACTGGTTTTTTGCTGCCGGTCGGGGCTGATATTGCGCCGGCCGTGCTGGCTTTGGCGCGCGATCCGGCTATGCGGCGGCGATTGGGGGAGGCCGGGCGGGAATGGGTGCGGCGGGAATTTGATGTGCATCTGATGGTGGAACGCATTTGGGAGTTGTATCAGCGGTTGCACTCTGCCCGGCAACCGGCATAATTTCGGCTCATGTCATCCTTGCCGGCCTATGTTTATGCCGCCGCTTTTCTGGGGGCCTTCCTGGGGGCGGGGTTGAGTCTGCCGTGGTGGCGGCGCTGGTGCCGGCAGGCCGGAGTGGTGGATGAACCCGGGGAGCGCAAAATCCATGTGCAGGCGGTGCCGCTGGCCGGGGGGCTGGCCGTGTTCACCGGGCTGTTGGTGCCGATTTTAGGCGGTGTGGCGGCTGCCTGGGCAGGTCTGTTGCCGGAGCCGGTGGCGGAGAAAGTGCGTTATGGGTTTGGCCAGCGTTGGATTCCGCTGCTAATCATCGTGGGGGGAGCCCTGGCCATGGGCGGGCTGGGCTGGCTGGACGATGTGTATGAGCTGCGCCCGGGGCAGAAGTTCGCCGGGCAGTGTGTACTCGCGGTGCTGGCCGCCTGTCTGGGGGAGCGAATCACCTTGTTTATTCCCTATGGGCTGGTGCAGGTGTTGTTGACGACGTTGTGGCTGGTGGCCGTGACCAACGCCTTTAATCTGAGCGACAACATGAATGGATTATGCGCGGGGCTGGCGGCACTGGCCGCGGTATTCTTTGCTCTGCAAGGTTTGTGGCACGGCTATTATCTGGTGGCCTTGTTGGCGCTTTCGGTGGCTGGAGCGACGCTGGGTTTTCTGCCGTTCAACTATCCCAGAGCAACGGTTTTTTTGGGCGACAGCGGCAGTCATGCGCTGGGCTTTTTGATGGCCAGTCTGGCCATTGTGCCCCATTACTATTCTCCGGAGCATTCCCACCGGCTGGCGGTGTTGTCACCGCTGCTGGTGCTGGCTGTACCGCTGGTGGACATGGCGTTTGTAGTGGTCACGCGGATGGCGCGGGGGCAGCCTTTCTACCGGGGGGACAACCGGCATTTATCCCATCGTCTGGCGGAAAAGACCGGCAGCCCGGCGCTGGCGGTGGCGATTTTATGGGGGGCGGGACTGCTGGGGGGCCTGGCCGCGTTAAGTCTGTGGTGAGGGCCGGCCGGGTCAGCCGGTGTGCGGCTTCTGCAGTTTTTCCAAGGCGGCGCGGGCGGCGCTGCTTTCCGCGGCCTTCTTGCTTTTGCCGGTGCCGCGGCCCAGTTCCTGGCCGGCGTGGAAAACGGCGCACTCAAACACCCGGTCATGATCGGGGCCGGTGACGGAGCGCAGCTCATAACGCGGCGGCTCGTTGGAGTGCACTTGCAGGAGCTCCTGCAATTCGCCCTTGGGATTTTCAATCAAGGGCGCGGTGCTTTGTTGGGCCAGCCGCGCCGCAAAATGATGCAACACCACGCGGC
The nucleotide sequence above comes from Verrucomicrobiia bacterium. Encoded proteins:
- a CDS encoding glycosyltransferase family 4 protein translates to MRVVHVITRLIVGGAQENTLASVLGLRERAGVEVKLISGPTSGPEGSLEEEARQAPGLLEILPWLVRPVHPWKDLRAWQALTRRFRQLQPDLVHTHSGKAGVLGRLAARRAGVPLIVHTLHGPSFGPFQGGAANLIFRQAERVAGRCTTHFVAVADSLIRQYLAAGIGRPEQYTRIYSGFDLRPYLAARNDWEWRRRWGIQPDEVVVGKIARLFKHKGHEDLIRAAPRLVRQWPRMKFVLVGDGAWRGRWQAEVARLGLQQHFLFAGLVPPAEVPRWVGIMDIVVHLSRREGLPRALPQALAAGRPVVAYDCDGAAEVCREGETGFLLPVGADIAPAVLALARDPAMRRRLGEAGREWVRREFDVHLMVERIWELYQRLHSARQPA
- a CDS encoding undecaprenyl/decaprenyl-phosphate alpha-N-acetylglucosaminyl 1-phosphate transferase — protein: MSSLPAYVYAAAFLGAFLGAGLSLPWWRRWCRQAGVVDEPGERKIHVQAVPLAGGLAVFTGLLVPILGGVAAAWAGLLPEPVAEKVRYGFGQRWIPLLIIVGGALAMGGLGWLDDVYELRPGQKFAGQCVLAVLAACLGERITLFIPYGLVQVLLTTLWLVAVTNAFNLSDNMNGLCAGLAALAAVFFALQGLWHGYYLVALLALSVAGATLGFLPFNYPRATVFLGDSGSHALGFLMASLAIVPHYYSPEHSHRLAVLSPLLVLAVPLVDMAFVVVTRMARGQPFYRGDNRHLSHRLAEKTGSPALAVAILWGAGLLGGLAALSLW